Proteins encoded in a region of the Streptomyces violaceoruber genome:
- a CDS encoding NAD-dependent malic enzyme, with the protein MATAPSVSYSMTVRLEVPAGGTAVSQLTTAVESAGGSVTGLDVTASGHDKLRIDVTIAAGSTAHADEIVEQLRGIEGVSLGKVSDRTFLMHLGGKIEMQSKHPIRNRDDLSMVYTPGVARVCMAIAENPEDARRLTIKRNSVAVVTDGSAVLGLGNIGPKAALPVMEGKAALFKRFAGIDAWPICLDTQDTDAIVEIVKAIAPGFAGINLEDISAPRCFEIEARLREALDIPVFHDDQHGTAIVVLAALTNALRVVGKGIENVRVVMSGAGAAGTAILKLLLAAGVKNAVVADIHGVVHTGRADLVDAAPESALRWIADNTNPEGLTGTLKEAVHGADVFIGVSAPNVLDGEDVAAMADGAIVFALANPDPEVDPAIARETAAVVATGRSDFPNQINNVLVFPGVFRGLLDAQSRTVNTEMMLAAAHALANVVTEDEINPNYIIPSVFNDKVAGAVAGAVRDAAKAAGVVA; encoded by the coding sequence CGGCCTCGGGCCACGACAAGCTCCGCATCGACGTCACCATCGCGGCCGGCTCGACCGCCCACGCCGACGAGATCGTGGAGCAGCTGCGGGGCATCGAGGGCGTCAGCCTGGGCAAGGTCTCGGACCGTACCTTCCTCATGCACCTCGGCGGCAAGATCGAGATGCAGTCCAAGCACCCCATCCGCAACCGCGACGACCTGTCCATGGTCTACACGCCCGGCGTGGCGCGGGTATGCATGGCGATCGCCGAGAACCCCGAGGACGCCCGCCGCCTCACCATCAAGCGCAACTCCGTCGCGGTCGTGACCGACGGCTCCGCCGTGCTGGGCCTGGGCAACATCGGCCCGAAGGCCGCGCTGCCGGTGATGGAGGGCAAAGCGGCCCTGTTCAAGCGGTTCGCCGGGATCGACGCCTGGCCGATCTGCCTGGACACCCAGGACACCGACGCGATCGTCGAGATCGTCAAGGCCATCGCCCCGGGCTTCGCCGGCATCAACCTGGAGGACATCTCGGCGCCCCGCTGCTTCGAGATCGAGGCCCGGCTGCGCGAGGCCCTGGACATCCCCGTCTTCCACGACGACCAGCACGGCACCGCCATCGTCGTCCTCGCCGCGCTGACCAACGCCCTGCGCGTGGTGGGCAAGGGCATCGAGAACGTACGGGTCGTCATGTCCGGCGCCGGCGCGGCCGGTACGGCCATCCTCAAGCTGCTGCTCGCCGCCGGGGTCAAGAACGCCGTCGTCGCCGACATCCACGGCGTCGTGCACACGGGCCGCGCGGACCTGGTGGACGCCGCGCCCGAGTCGGCCCTGCGCTGGATCGCCGACAACACCAACCCCGAGGGCCTCACCGGCACCCTCAAGGAGGCCGTGCACGGCGCCGACGTCTTCATCGGCGTCTCCGCCCCCAACGTCCTGGACGGCGAGGACGTGGCCGCCATGGCCGACGGCGCGATCGTGTTCGCGCTCGCGAACCCCGACCCCGAGGTGGACCCGGCGATCGCCCGGGAGACGGCCGCGGTCGTCGCCACCGGCCGCTCGGACTTCCCGAACCAGATCAACAACGTGCTGGTCTTCCCGGGCGTCTTCCGCGGCCTGCTGGACGCCCAGTCCCGCACCGTCAACACCGAGATGATGCTTGCGGCCGCACACGCCCTCGCGAACGTGGTGACCGAGGACGAGATCAACCCGAACTACATCATCCCCAGCGTCTTCAACGACAAGGTCGCCGGTGCCGTCGCGGGCGCCGTGCGGGACGCGGCGAAGGCCGCCGGAGTGGTGGCGTAG